In Desulfomonile tiedjei, the following proteins share a genomic window:
- a CDS encoding 30S ribosomal protein S21, translating into MPGIYVKEDEPFENALRRFKKQVQKSGVLTETKKRRAYEKPSVKKKRKAMAARKRLLKKLRRMRNK; encoded by the coding sequence ATGCCGGGAATCTATGTCAAGGAAGACGAACCTTTTGAAAATGCACTGAGAAGATTCAAGAAACAGGTACAAAAGTCCGGCGTGCTGACAGAGACAAAGAAGCGCCGTGCTTATGAAAAACCGAGCGTCAAAAAGAAGCGAAAGGCGATGGCGGCCAGAAAACGCCTGCTCAAAAAGCTGAGAAGAATGCGCAACAAATAA
- a CDS encoding 4Fe-4S binding protein: MEKLRLKVQLAMAALFNIGLVKWHFICFPVLNCHSCPVSIFACPLGVIGQCASVGIVPLSVIGGIALAGLLAGRLLCGWACPFGFVQELLYKVPYVRFSVPRWTRFIKYGVFVGLVVAVPVFWAPESPIYFCRLCPVATIESAIPWAVMRGSADVVSLSVRLAILFAIVIMAMGHRRFFCKVICPLGACLSVFNRFAAVFPERTSDCIDCGTCHKVCPMETQRGTEQFGVYDKRAEECISCLECHKKCPTEAIRLWG; the protein is encoded by the coding sequence TTGGAAAAGCTCAGACTAAAAGTTCAACTTGCCATGGCGGCCTTGTTCAACATAGGCTTGGTGAAGTGGCATTTCATCTGTTTCCCGGTGCTGAATTGCCACTCATGTCCTGTGTCAATTTTCGCGTGTCCTCTCGGCGTGATAGGTCAGTGTGCGTCAGTGGGCATCGTTCCTCTCAGCGTCATAGGCGGGATAGCTTTGGCAGGGCTCCTTGCAGGCCGGCTTCTGTGCGGATGGGCCTGCCCTTTCGGCTTTGTGCAGGAGCTTTTGTACAAGGTCCCCTATGTAAGGTTCTCGGTTCCGCGCTGGACCAGGTTCATCAAGTACGGTGTGTTCGTGGGGCTGGTGGTAGCTGTTCCTGTTTTTTGGGCGCCGGAATCACCCATCTATTTCTGCCGCCTGTGCCCGGTGGCAACCATTGAATCCGCCATACCCTGGGCGGTTATGAGAGGCTCCGCGGACGTGGTCTCCCTTTCCGTGCGTCTGGCCATATTGTTTGCGATCGTCATAATGGCCATGGGGCATCGGCGTTTCTTTTGCAAGGTAATTTGCCCTCTTGGCGCTTGTCTGTCGGTTTTCAACCGCTTTGCCGCGGTCTTCCCCGAACGGACATCCGACTGTATAGATTGCGGGACTTGCCACAAGGTCTGCCCAATGGAGACGCAACGCGGCACGGAGCAATTCGGCGTGTACGACAAACGCGCGGAAGAATGCATTTCCTGCCTGGAATGCCACAAAAAATGCCCGACTGAGGCCATACGCCTATGGGGCTAG